One window of Bacillus sp. THAF10 genomic DNA carries:
- a CDS encoding sodium:solute symporter family protein codes for MDNQFIVSLSIILVTFALYIGIAIYNKAKQTSDFYVAGRGVPPVFNGMAIGADWMSAASFIGLAGTIMLLGYDGLAYIMGWTGGYLLLTFLLAPQLRKSGRYTVPEFIGDRFNSHSARVIAALCTIIISFTYSIGQLSGSGVVIGRLLEVDAKIGTLIGVVLIAFYAGFGGMKGITWTQVAQYIILIIAYLIPVIFMSLQLTSNPLPWLSYGKIVEEMGQLDRELGVSEYFAPFTNGTKWQFLALMFTLMAGTAGLPHVIVRFYTVSTMKAARWSGAWALLFIGLLYLSAPAYAAFSRFILMTKVAGQPISQLPSWTESWVNTGKLKIADTNGDGILQWNELIIANDIVVMATPEIANLGVFIIGLVAAGAMAAALSTAGGLMISISSSFAHDIYYRVLRPNATDKNRLMVGRLTIVTATVLAGLVALNPPGAITQIVAWAFALASGTFFPALILGVWWKRANAPGVISGMLVGLAVTLAYIFAAKFGGFTVLGIIDTGAGIFGATAAIITIIVVSLRTKAPSQKIQDEVLDLRYPEQMTYKDGDVWMNK; via the coding sequence AGCTAAACAAACCTCTGATTTCTATGTAGCGGGACGCGGCGTTCCACCAGTCTTTAATGGTATGGCGATTGGTGCGGACTGGATGAGTGCGGCTTCATTCATTGGTTTGGCCGGGACCATCATGCTCCTTGGCTATGACGGACTTGCATACATAATGGGGTGGACGGGTGGTTATCTTCTATTAACCTTTCTTTTAGCTCCACAGCTTCGAAAATCTGGACGCTACACGGTCCCTGAATTTATCGGAGACCGTTTCAACAGTCACTCGGCGCGTGTTATTGCGGCGCTATGTACGATCATCATCAGCTTTACCTATTCCATTGGACAACTCTCGGGTTCTGGGGTAGTTATTGGCCGTTTACTAGAAGTAGACGCAAAAATTGGAACCCTTATCGGAGTGGTCCTCATTGCCTTCTACGCAGGGTTTGGTGGAATGAAGGGAATTACCTGGACTCAGGTGGCGCAATACATCATCCTCATCATTGCCTACCTCATTCCGGTTATTTTCATGAGCTTGCAGCTTACAAGTAACCCACTTCCATGGCTTTCTTATGGGAAAATTGTTGAAGAGATGGGGCAGCTCGACAGGGAACTTGGCGTATCGGAGTATTTCGCGCCATTCACAAACGGAACCAAATGGCAGTTCCTTGCGCTCATGTTTACCCTCATGGCTGGAACAGCGGGACTTCCGCACGTAATCGTCCGTTTCTACACCGTATCCACGATGAAAGCTGCGCGTTGGTCAGGTGCTTGGGCACTACTTTTCATCGGATTACTTTACCTCTCTGCTCCAGCATATGCAGCGTTCTCTCGCTTTATTTTAATGACGAAAGTGGCAGGACAACCAATCAGCCAGCTTCCTTCCTGGACAGAATCATGGGTGAACACAGGAAAATTAAAAATTGCAGATACCAACGGCGATGGCATCCTCCAATGGAACGAGCTCATCATCGCAAACGATATTGTCGTTATGGCAACACCTGAAATTGCCAACCTTGGCGTTTTTATCATCGGTCTTGTCGCAGCAGGCGCAATGGCAGCAGCTCTTTCTACAGCAGGCGGATTAATGATTTCCATTTCATCCTCCTTTGCACATGATATTTACTACCGAGTTCTACGACCAAACGCCACAGACAAAAATCGATTGATGGTCGGGCGCCTGACGATTGTCACGGCTACCGTCTTAGCTGGTCTCGTGGCACTCAACCCTCCAGGAGCCATCACGCAAATCGTGGCATGGGCTTTCGCACTCGCATCCGGAACCTTCTTCCCAGCGCTCATCCTTGGAGTCTGGTGGAAACGGGCGAATGCACCAGGAGTTATCTCAGGAATGCTCGTAGGTTTAGCTGTCACACTAGCCTACATCTTTGCAGCAAAATTCGGCGGCTTCACCGTCCTTGGCATCATCGACACAGGCGCCGGCATTTTCGGAGCAACAGCAGCCATCATCACCATCATCGTCGTATCACTAAGAACCAAAGCACCATCCCAAAAAATCCAAGACGAAGTACTCGACCTCCGCTACCCAGAACAAATGACCTACAAAGACGGCGATGTCTGGATGAACAAATAG